Proteins encoded by one window of Porphyromonas vaginalis:
- a CDS encoding ABC transporter ATP-binding protein, translating into MTSQTILRAEQLICGYGRKAVIGPLDLAIARGSLTAIIGPNGAGKSTCFKTLTGVLLPLSGKISLLDKPLAHYTLRERARLVSMVNQQITPQPLRVYDYVLMGRLPYFKRFQIGYSEEDHARCTHYIERTGITRLADKRLDELSGGEQQMVAIAQALTQEPQLLLLDEPISHLDIGYTSEIMQLLETLHAEGLTILMILHDINIASEYCEELILFGSDGLLAHGTPQTVLTAAHLQTAYHTTVLVQPAPASGRPYIYPQRR; encoded by the coding sequence ATGACCAGTCAGACGATCTTACGTGCCGAGCAACTCATCTGTGGCTATGGTCGCAAAGCGGTCATCGGCCCCCTCGACCTCGCCATAGCTCGTGGCTCCCTGACCGCCATCATCGGGCCTAATGGAGCGGGCAAAAGCACCTGCTTCAAAACCCTTACGGGCGTCCTTCTCCCACTCTCTGGAAAGATAAGTTTGCTCGACAAACCCCTCGCCCACTACACCCTCCGTGAGCGTGCTCGCCTCGTCTCGATGGTCAATCAGCAGATCACGCCTCAGCCACTCAGGGTCTACGACTACGTCCTCATGGGACGACTGCCCTACTTCAAGCGCTTTCAGATCGGTTACAGCGAGGAGGATCACGCACGCTGCACCCACTACATCGAGCGCACTGGCATCACCCGGCTAGCCGACAAGCGACTCGACGAACTGAGCGGTGGCGAACAGCAGATGGTCGCCATAGCACAAGCACTCACGCAGGAGCCACAGCTCCTCCTCCTCGACGAGCCGATCTCGCACCTAGACATCGGCTACACGAGCGAGATCATGCAGCTCCTCGAGACCCTTCACGCGGAGGGGCTGACGATCCTGATGATCCTCCACGACATCAACATAGCCTCCGAATACTGCGAGGAGCTCATCCTCTTTGGTTCCGATGGCCTGCTAGCGCACGGCACGCCCCAGACGGTCCTTACCGCGGCGCACCTCCAGACGGCCTACCACACCACCGTCCTCGTGCAGCCCGCCCCCGCCTCCGGCCGACCCTACATCTACCCCCAGCGTCGCTAG
- a CDS encoding FecCD family ABC transporter permease, with protein sequence MPHRQTLAKSYWTLPLMVLLLLFVAILSLHVGAHPISLWQLSEILSDPTSVEYTILMQLRLPRIINAISIGGGLSLCGAILQGLFRNPLVEPYTLGISGGASLGVTLAIVLGLSSAFLTLPAFGFIGALVTILLVYANSYQRHGLSVQRMLLVGVMVSFMASSGVMLLLSVARAEQLSRIIFWTMGSLQESKPLIVWGMLLFTLLLLGVSYLFVQSLNALRLGELKAQQLGIDTRRVVLWLFVLSSLLTSACVAVAGVIGFVGLVIPQATRILLGNDYRVLLIGSFINGGIFLILCDMLARTILSPIELPIGVITGLIGGVAFLYLIHRTRRSHQI encoded by the coding sequence ATGCCTCACCGACAGACTCTTGCGAAGTCTTATTGGACGCTTCCACTGATGGTGCTGCTGCTCCTCTTTGTCGCCATCCTGTCGCTACATGTCGGGGCGCATCCCATCTCTCTCTGGCAGCTCTCGGAGATACTCTCCGACCCCACCTCGGTCGAGTACACGATCCTAATGCAGCTACGTCTGCCACGCATCATCAACGCCATCTCCATCGGTGGCGGGCTAAGCCTCTGTGGAGCTATCCTGCAGGGGCTTTTTCGCAACCCACTCGTCGAGCCGTACACCCTCGGCATCTCGGGCGGTGCTTCGCTCGGAGTAACGCTCGCCATCGTCTTAGGCTTGTCCTCCGCCTTCTTGACGCTCCCCGCCTTTGGCTTCATCGGGGCCTTGGTCACCATCTTACTGGTCTATGCCAATAGCTACCAGCGTCACGGGCTAAGCGTGCAGCGCATGCTCCTCGTCGGTGTGATGGTCAGCTTTATGGCTTCGTCAGGCGTCATGCTCCTCCTCTCGGTAGCTCGTGCCGAGCAACTCTCCCGCATCATCTTCTGGACGATGGGGTCGCTACAAGAGAGTAAACCGCTCATCGTCTGGGGCATGCTCCTCTTCACTTTGCTCCTCCTAGGGGTCAGCTACCTCTTCGTGCAGTCGCTCAATGCGCTTCGTCTAGGCGAACTCAAAGCGCAGCAGCTCGGCATCGACACCCGACGGGTCGTGTTGTGGCTCTTCGTACTCAGTTCGCTGCTGACTAGTGCCTGCGTCGCCGTCGCTGGCGTCATCGGCTTCGTCGGGCTAGTCATCCCGCAGGCGACACGCATCCTTTTAGGCAATGACTACCGAGTCCTCCTCATCGGGAGCTTCATCAATGGCGGCATCTTTCTCATTCTTTGCGATATGTTGGCACGCACCATCCTTTCGCCCATCGAGCTGCCGATAGGCGTCATCACTGGCTTGATCGGTGGCGTCGCCTTCCTCTACCTCATTCACCGCACCAGACGCTCGCACCAGATATGA
- a CDS encoding ABC transporter substrate-binding protein, with product MTALTSSSRRPLLSLLSLLLLLPLLVGCHKASQQEEETPAPRIVSLVPSVTNQIYDLACDSLLVGCTSYCTKAIADSVPIVGSAIQTNLELLIAQRPTLVFASDFTAPQTISALENAGIEVVQFTNPASYDAIQAQYRQIATLVGASDRAEAQLAEINQRVDWLKELNAVRPWHPRAFMQIAFDPLFGASTSTYMNDLITFSGCTNIVTMAGNGQLNLEYVVEQDPEVLFLITNHGSESGSEESWHKLRSVTAVQQGNYCPLPGEVVSQPTPQHFVEALQLMTDYLSE from the coding sequence ATGACCGCTCTAACTTCTTCGTCCCGCAGACCGCTCCTGAGCCTGCTATCGCTCCTGCTCCTGCTCCCCCTCCTAGTTGGTTGCCACAAAGCAAGTCAGCAAGAAGAGGAGACACCAGCACCACGCATCGTCTCGCTCGTACCCTCTGTAACCAATCAGATCTACGACCTCGCGTGTGACTCGCTCCTCGTCGGCTGCACCTCTTACTGCACCAAAGCGATTGCCGACAGCGTCCCCATCGTAGGCTCTGCCATACAGACCAATCTAGAGCTACTCATCGCACAGCGTCCGACCCTCGTCTTCGCCTCAGACTTCACCGCTCCACAGACCATCTCCGCCCTAGAGAACGCTGGCATCGAGGTCGTTCAGTTCACCAACCCCGCCAGCTACGACGCCATACAGGCGCAGTACCGCCAGATTGCCACGCTAGTCGGCGCGAGCGACCGTGCCGAGGCTCAGCTCGCAGAGATCAACCAACGCGTCGACTGGCTCAAGGAGCTCAATGCGGTACGTCCTTGGCATCCGCGCGCCTTCATGCAGATAGCTTTTGACCCGCTCTTTGGTGCCTCCACATCGACTTACATGAACGATCTGATCACCTTCAGCGGCTGTACAAACATTGTCACCATGGCGGGCAATGGTCAGCTCAATCTGGAGTATGTCGTAGAGCAAGACCCCGAGGTGCTCTTCCTGATCACCAATCATGGTAGCGAGAGCGGATCAGAAGAGTCGTGGCACAAGCTGCGCTCGGTCACAGCTGTGCAGCAAGGCAACTACTGCCCGCTCCCAGGAGAAGTCGTCAGCCAGCCCACGCCACAGCACTTTGTCGAGGCACTGCAGCTGATGACTGACTACCTTAGTGAGTAA
- a CDS encoding nitrilase-related carbon-nitrogen hydrolase yields MEHEALQIFLAQRPIVWTDPEANLRLMAEDIRTVAEGGAHLVVFPEVMLTGFNLKVAQSARPWQGAELERLRALAQEHQIAIASSAFVWDDETQPTHYYNRAYIMLPDGSIYAQDKRHLFSMAGEDRRLTPGDGYDIVTYRGWRIRLITCYDLRFPVWCRNRTHTDGSLDYDLLLVVANWPRPRITAWRALLQARAIENVAYVIGVNRIGSDPFGTDYSGESLAYDYLGQPICEVEPYADQQLSATLEREPLEAFRQKFPVWRDSDTFTIHS; encoded by the coding sequence ATGGAGCACGAAGCTTTACAGATCTTCCTCGCACAGCGTCCCATCGTCTGGACAGATCCCGAAGCAAACCTTCGCCTCATGGCAGAGGACATACGCACAGTTGCCGAAGGGGGGGCGCACCTCGTCGTCTTCCCCGAGGTGATGCTCACGGGCTTCAACCTCAAGGTGGCTCAGTCAGCTCGTCCCTGGCAAGGGGCTGAGCTGGAGCGTCTTCGAGCCTTGGCGCAGGAGCATCAGATAGCGATCGCCTCCTCAGCCTTCGTATGGGACGATGAGACGCAACCGACACACTACTACAACCGCGCCTACATCATGCTCCCTGACGGATCGATCTATGCGCAGGACAAGCGGCACCTCTTCTCCATGGCTGGCGAAGATCGCCGACTCACGCCAGGCGACGGCTACGACATCGTCACCTATCGTGGCTGGCGCATACGACTGATCACCTGCTACGACCTGCGCTTCCCCGTCTGGTGCCGCAACCGCACCCACACGGACGGATCGCTCGACTACGACCTCCTACTCGTCGTCGCCAACTGGCCTCGTCCCCGCATCACCGCTTGGCGCGCACTCCTACAAGCTCGTGCCATCGAGAATGTCGCCTACGTCATCGGTGTCAACCGCATCGGCTCTGACCCCTTTGGCACCGACTATTCAGGCGAAAGCTTAGCCTACGACTACCTCGGGCAGCCGATCTGCGAGGTGGAGCCATACGCAGACCAACAGCTCAGCGCCACACTAGAGCGAGAGCCTCTGGAAGCCTTTCGGCAAAAATTCCCCGTATGGCGCGACAGCGACACCTTTACCATTCACTCCTAA
- a CDS encoding lysophospholipid acyltransferase family protein: MKLARLILRWCGWQLLEPATYPRQSVICVAPHTSNMDFIWGKLYYKAVGQGAHFLMKKELFVPPLGWIFKAMGGIPIDRSRKGNTVGQVVDRFRAKDDFAVAITPEGSRKARDRWKTGFYHIAEEAGVPIQLAVIDYKRKVLGIFEQFVPTGDLDKDILYIRSKYHADQAKKPHLFAES, encoded by the coding sequence ATGAAGCTAGCACGGCTCATACTGCGCTGGTGTGGTTGGCAGCTCCTCGAGCCAGCCACCTATCCACGCCAGAGCGTCATCTGTGTAGCTCCCCACACGAGCAATATGGACTTTATATGGGGCAAGCTATACTACAAAGCGGTGGGACAGGGAGCGCACTTCTTGATGAAAAAAGAGCTCTTTGTCCCGCCACTCGGCTGGATCTTTAAGGCAATGGGAGGCATCCCGATAGATCGTAGTCGCAAGGGAAATACAGTCGGGCAGGTCGTAGATCGCTTTCGAGCTAAGGACGACTTTGCGGTGGCAATCACACCTGAGGGTTCGCGTAAAGCTCGAGATAGGTGGAAGACTGGCTTCTACCATATCGCTGAGGAGGCTGGCGTACCCATACAGCTGGCCGTCATCGACTATAAGCGTAAGGTGCTGGGCATCTTCGAGCAGTTTGTCCCGACGGGCGACCTCGACAAGGACATACTATATATAAGGAGTAAGTACCACGCCGACCAAGCAAAGAAGCCTCACCTCTTTGCGGAGTCATAA
- a CDS encoding putative transporter, which translates to MNWFENLFVGTGIAHSVFLIALVIAVGMLLGRIKIGKVSLGVTLVLFVGIFFGALGMQIDPGVLHFVKEFGLILFIYAVGLQVGPGFFPSLKKGGLKLNLLAVLVVMLGVGVTIVIKYLSGLPMSTMVGILSGAVTNTPGLGAAEQTYTDIMGTSDPSIAMGYAVAYPLGVIGIILSMMVVRAVLRINLRKEEQDFVSQDDALEHTARSASFVVANPAIFGKSIMELLSSYFTHGDIVISRHYSHETQEITVANGSTILQEHDRVFVIGQPHELDHTEAIFGQRIEIDRKKWIPTGSNLISNKYTITKKTLNGKRLGELQLRQIYGVNVTRVTRAGVDLVAHPSMRLQMGDQIRVVGSDASVNKVRELVGDSQKHLNEPNLIGIFIGIALGVLLGSIPFMFPGIPQPVKLGLAGGPLIVAILLSNFGPKFGIVTYTTQSANLMIREIGIALFLTCVGIGAGDGFVDTIVNGGYHWVGYGFIITIIPMLVVGFLGKKLFKVNYLTLSGVMSGSMTDPPALAYANGLTEEDAPAVGYATVYPLTMFLRVLTAQMLIIFFVS; encoded by the coding sequence ATGAATTGGTTTGAAAACTTATTTGTCGGCACGGGGATAGCGCACTCTGTCTTCCTGATAGCCCTAGTCATCGCCGTGGGGATGCTCCTAGGACGCATCAAGATCGGCAAGGTCTCCCTAGGCGTCACGCTGGTACTCTTCGTGGGTATCTTCTTTGGTGCTCTAGGGATGCAGATCGACCCTGGCGTCCTACACTTTGTCAAGGAGTTTGGACTGATCCTCTTTATCTATGCAGTCGGTCTACAGGTGGGTCCTGGCTTCTTTCCCTCGCTCAAGAAGGGAGGTCTGAAGCTTAACCTACTAGCCGTCCTAGTCGTCATGCTCGGTGTGGGCGTCACTATCGTCATCAAGTACCTCTCGGGACTACCTATGTCGACGATGGTCGGTATCCTCTCGGGAGCCGTAACGAATACGCCTGGTCTAGGTGCTGCTGAGCAGACCTACACAGACATCATGGGTACGTCCGACCCCTCCATAGCGATGGGCTATGCAGTCGCCTACCCGCTGGGGGTGATCGGCATCATCCTCTCTATGATGGTGGTGCGCGCCGTCTTGCGCATCAACCTACGCAAGGAGGAGCAGGACTTCGTCTCTCAAGATGATGCATTGGAGCATACGGCACGCTCAGCATCCTTTGTCGTGGCAAACCCCGCTATCTTTGGTAAGTCTATCATGGAGCTCCTCTCGAGCTACTTCACGCATGGCGACATCGTCATATCACGACACTACAGTCATGAGACGCAAGAGATTACGGTCGCTAACGGGAGCACCATCCTGCAGGAGCATGACCGCGTCTTCGTCATCGGGCAGCCACATGAGCTGGATCATACAGAGGCAATCTTCGGACAGCGCATCGAGATAGATCGTAAGAAGTGGATCCCCACGGGGTCAAACCTCATCAGCAACAAGTACACTATCACCAAGAAAACGCTCAACGGCAAGCGTCTCGGAGAGCTACAGCTACGTCAGATCTATGGTGTCAACGTGACCCGCGTGACCCGTGCAGGTGTAGATCTCGTAGCACATCCTAGTATGCGCCTGCAGATGGGTGACCAGATACGTGTCGTAGGCTCAGACGCTTCTGTCAACAAGGTGCGTGAGCTGGTCGGTGACTCGCAGAAGCATCTTAACGAGCCGAACCTAATCGGCATCTTCATCGGTATCGCACTCGGTGTGCTCCTCGGCTCTATTCCCTTCATGTTCCCCGGCATTCCACAGCCTGTCAAGCTAGGCCTAGCGGGCGGTCCCCTCATCGTAGCTATCCTACTGAGCAACTTCGGGCCTAAGTTTGGCATCGTAACCTATACAACACAGAGTGCCAACCTCATGATCCGTGAGATCGGCATCGCACTCTTCCTCACCTGTGTCGGTATTGGTGCGGGCGATGGCTTCGTTGATACCATTGTAAATGGGGGCTATCACTGGGTCGGCTACGGCTTTATCATCACCATCATACCGATGCTGGTCGTCGGCTTCCTCGGCAAGAAGCTCTTTAAGGTCAACTATCTCACCCTCTCTGGCGTGATGTCTGGTAGTATGACCGATCCCCCTGCACTCGCTTATGCCAACGGACTCACCGAGGAGGATGCTCCCGCCGTGGGCTATGCGACGGTCTACCCACTGACGATGTTCCTCCGTGTCTTGACGGCACAGATGCTCATCATATTTTTCGTAAGCTAA
- a CDS encoding S41 family peptidase, translated as MKQLPNTLLTLLLLSVLAWTPTRLSAQENSTSRSANDFTTTMAVMGSVLSNVRNFFVDTVDLTTLYDGALTYMLQQLDPYTVYFNKEETQAFEESTTGLYGGIGAILRQHQDSVVIIGSLMQGKAADKAGLRPADIIWRINGKDFSHTKVVDVRNELRGEPGTPITLVVRRPGYAQDSLTVIFDRERIDLNPISYTELLAGRIGFISVNTFSTTTSQEFLKAYDRLQKEAGGKLNGLVIDLRDNGGGLMEQAIQLVNLFIPKGQPVVSLKARYPQQSNSYKTTKEPLDTELPLVVLINEGSASASEIVAGALQDYDRAVIVGRKSFGKGLVQGTLELPDGGLLKLTTARYYIPSGRSIQKLSYNHRGGAEQVNATDSLGTPYLTAGGRTVYAAGGIMPDIVCPSDSIPSLLGTLLFDAITYDFVTDYLLTHKAPERSTLRSFDLGDEAYAAYKQKVIESGFTFKSIADELVKKVVEALKGEQRYDEVSDEFAAFQKSLKADTPRLMKTYESFIRDYLNMEILSRCYYDEGRLEYYMSRDKVAQRAVSLLGDLTTYHQLLKGK; from the coding sequence ATGAAACAACTCCCCAACACCCTACTCACGCTACTCCTCCTCAGCGTCCTAGCATGGACCCCGACGAGGCTGTCGGCTCAAGAGAACTCTACGTCACGCTCTGCGAATGACTTTACCACCACCATGGCAGTGATGGGGAGCGTACTGAGCAACGTGCGCAACTTCTTTGTGGACACGGTCGACCTGACCACGCTCTACGACGGAGCACTCACCTACATGCTACAACAACTGGATCCCTACACGGTTTATTTCAACAAAGAGGAGACCCAAGCCTTTGAAGAGAGTACGACAGGGCTGTACGGAGGTATCGGGGCGATACTACGACAGCATCAAGACTCGGTCGTCATCATTGGCTCGCTCATGCAGGGCAAAGCGGCCGACAAAGCAGGGCTACGCCCTGCCGACATCATCTGGCGCATCAACGGCAAGGACTTCTCTCACACGAAGGTAGTCGATGTACGCAACGAGCTACGTGGCGAGCCGGGTACACCGATCACGCTCGTAGTGCGTCGTCCTGGGTATGCGCAGGATTCACTGACGGTCATCTTCGATCGTGAGCGCATCGACCTAAACCCCATATCTTACACAGAGCTCCTCGCTGGTCGTATAGGCTTTATCTCGGTAAACACCTTCTCCACGACTACCAGTCAGGAGTTTCTCAAGGCTTACGACCGCCTGCAGAAAGAGGCTGGTGGCAAGCTAAACGGGCTAGTCATAGACCTCCGCGACAATGGTGGCGGGCTGATGGAGCAAGCGATACAGCTGGTCAATCTATTTATCCCTAAGGGGCAACCGGTAGTCTCACTCAAGGCACGCTACCCGCAGCAGAGCAACAGCTACAAGACAACTAAAGAGCCGCTTGACACAGAGCTCCCACTCGTCGTGCTAATCAACGAAGGCTCGGCCTCTGCCTCGGAGATTGTGGCGGGTGCCTTACAGGACTATGACCGTGCGGTGATCGTGGGGCGCAAGAGCTTTGGCAAAGGCCTGGTACAGGGGACGCTCGAGTTACCCGATGGCGGACTACTCAAGCTGACTACCGCTCGATACTACATACCTAGTGGACGCTCGATACAGAAGCTCTCCTACAACCATCGTGGAGGTGCTGAGCAGGTCAATGCGACCGATTCGCTAGGTACACCCTATCTAACTGCGGGCGGACGGACCGTCTACGCTGCCGGAGGTATCATGCCCGACATCGTCTGCCCGTCAGACTCGATCCCATCGTTGCTAGGTACCCTGCTCTTTGATGCGATCACCTATGACTTTGTCACCGACTACCTACTGACGCACAAAGCTCCCGAGCGGAGTACGCTCAGGAGCTTCGACCTCGGAGACGAGGCGTATGCAGCCTACAAGCAGAAGGTGATAGAGAGCGGTTTCACCTTTAAGTCTATCGCTGACGAACTGGTCAAGAAGGTGGTGGAAGCACTCAAGGGGGAGCAGCGCTACGATGAAGTATCGGACGAGTTTGCCGCTTTTCAGAAAAGTCTCAAGGCCGACACGCCTCGGCTGATGAAGACTTACGAGAGCTTCATCCGTGACTACCTCAACATGGAGATCCTCTCACGCTGCTACTACGATGAGGGTAGGCTCGAGTACTATATGTCTCGCGACAAAGTAGCACAGCGCGCTGTCTCGCTCCTAGGAGACTTGACCACGTATCATCAGTTACTCAAGGGAAAGTAA
- a CDS encoding DNA topoisomerase 3, whose amino-acid sequence MIVCIAEKPSVARDIAKILGATTARSGYIEGNGYAVTWTYGHLCTLKEPEDYQTSWQGWRLASLPMIPERFGIKLIQEEHIERQFAIIQELVSQAERVINCGDAGQEGELIQRWVLQLAGCTCPVERLWISSLTDQSIREGFANLRPSKELDTLYYAGLARAIGDWLLGINGTRLYTLTDRYGGRQRGVRSVGRVQTPTLALVVDRQAEIESFVPVTTYEMQTTYRGTLFRADTTQEVEVTFAERQQVEELIERIAKEPLVVQAVEQKKSTEYPPRLFDLTSLQVEANKKFGYTAEQTLRLIQSLYEKKVTTYPRVDTTFLPEDQYPKVGETLQGIARHAALGGFIAPLLSSGKPLKKSKKVFDNKKITDHHAIIPTGQLSSGLTPDEEQIYLLVALRYIAAFYPDAKVSTTTVRATVEEYPLRASGKTILVEGWREVLKPDSGKEGDDTTEGAKEKDKEQTLPPFKEGESGPHEPSIRESTSTPPRYYTEATLLRAMETAGKGVEDEELRDALKMNGIGRPSTRAAIIETLFKRGYIVREGKSLRATPAGIQLIESIQDPLLKSAELTGRWELKLRQIESREYDPGQFLNELKAQVSTLVSEVRGF is encoded by the coding sequence ATGATCGTCTGTATCGCTGAGAAACCGTCCGTAGCGCGTGACATAGCCAAGATACTCGGAGCCACTACAGCTCGCTCGGGCTATATCGAGGGCAATGGCTATGCCGTCACCTGGACCTATGGTCACCTCTGCACGCTCAAGGAGCCAGAGGACTACCAGACCAGTTGGCAGGGATGGCGACTCGCTTCGCTGCCGATGATCCCAGAGCGCTTCGGCATCAAGCTGATCCAGGAGGAGCACATCGAGCGGCAGTTTGCCATTATCCAAGAGCTAGTCTCGCAAGCTGAGCGTGTGATCAACTGCGGCGATGCAGGCCAAGAGGGCGAGCTGATACAGCGCTGGGTACTCCAACTAGCGGGCTGCACCTGTCCCGTGGAGCGTCTCTGGATCTCCTCGCTGACGGACCAGTCAATTCGCGAGGGCTTTGCCAACTTGCGCCCCAGCAAAGAGCTAGACACACTCTACTACGCTGGCTTGGCACGAGCCATCGGCGACTGGCTCCTAGGGATCAACGGGACACGTCTCTACACCCTCACAGATCGCTATGGCGGTCGGCAGCGAGGTGTGCGCTCAGTAGGTCGTGTGCAGACCCCGACACTGGCACTGGTCGTTGACAGACAGGCGGAGATCGAGAGCTTCGTACCGGTCACAACCTACGAGATGCAGACCACTTACCGGGGGACGCTCTTTAGGGCAGACACAACGCAAGAGGTCGAGGTGACCTTTGCCGAGCGACAGCAGGTTGAGGAGCTGATCGAGCGAATCGCTAAGGAGCCACTCGTCGTGCAGGCGGTCGAGCAGAAGAAGTCGACGGAGTACCCGCCACGACTCTTCGACCTCACCTCGCTACAGGTAGAGGCAAATAAGAAGTTTGGCTACACGGCTGAGCAGACGCTCCGACTCATACAGTCTCTCTACGAAAAGAAGGTGACCACCTACCCACGTGTCGATACCACCTTCCTACCCGAAGACCAATACCCTAAGGTGGGAGAGACACTCCAAGGCATTGCACGGCATGCGGCTCTCGGGGGCTTCATCGCACCGCTACTGAGCAGTGGCAAACCGCTGAAGAAGAGCAAGAAGGTCTTTGACAATAAGAAGATCACCGACCACCATGCGATCATCCCAACAGGACAGCTGAGTAGCGGACTCACGCCCGATGAGGAGCAGATCTACCTCCTTGTGGCACTGCGCTACATAGCCGCCTTCTACCCCGATGCTAAGGTCTCGACGACCACCGTACGCGCTACCGTCGAGGAGTACCCGCTACGCGCCTCTGGCAAGACGATCCTCGTGGAGGGATGGCGTGAGGTACTCAAGCCCGACAGTGGCAAGGAGGGAGACGACACCACTGAGGGTGCCAAAGAGAAAGACAAGGAGCAGACACTCCCCCCCTTTAAGGAGGGCGAGTCGGGACCGCACGAGCCATCGATACGTGAGAGCACCTCTACGCCACCCCGCTACTACACGGAGGCAACGCTCCTACGTGCTATGGAGACGGCAGGCAAGGGTGTCGAGGATGAGGAGCTACGAGATGCGCTTAAGATGAACGGCATCGGTCGCCCCTCCACACGCGCAGCTATCATCGAGACGCTCTTCAAGCGGGGCTACATAGTTCGTGAGGGCAAGTCGCTACGTGCCACGCCGGCTGGCATACAGCTGATCGAGTCGATACAAGATCCCCTACTCAAGAGTGCCGAGCTGACGGGTCGCTGGGAGCTCAAGCTACGACAGATAGAGAGTCGGGAGTACGACCCAGGACAGTTTCTCAACGAACTCAAAGCACAGGTCTCTACGCTCGTCTCTGAGGTGCGAGGCTTCTAA
- the prfB gene encoding peptide chain release factor 2 (programmed frameshift), translated as MITQDQLAELLERTKALGRYLDIDQRRVQLEEEELRTQAPDFWDDVPRAQQQMRRVGEIRSWIEAFEAVDAATQEVALAYDFYKEEAIEEQDVDDAYARAIKLVEDLELRNMLSAEEDRLGAVLKINAGAGGTESQDWASMLVRMYQRWAERSGYKVTITNWQDGDDAGIKTVTMQIEGELAYGFLKSENGVHRLVRVSPYNAQGKRMTSFASVFVVPLVDDTIEVEVNPGLLSWDTFRSSGAGGQNVNKVETGVRLHYQYTDPDTGETEEIVIENTETRSQMDNRENALRLLRSQLYDKELERRRAAQSEVEANKKKIEWGSQIRSYVFDDRRVKDHRTNYQTSDVNGVMDGDLDAFIKAYLMQTGAGTTNE; from the exons ATGATAACACAGGACCAACTAGCAGAGCTGTTGGAGCGCACGAAGGCGCTGGGGAGGTATCTT GACATCGACCAGCGACGTGTCCAACTAGAAGAAGAGGAGCTCCGGACACAAGCTCCAGACTTTTGGGATGATGTGCCACGAGCCCAGCAGCAGATGCGACGTGTGGGCGAGATACGCTCATGGATCGAGGCTTTTGAGGCTGTCGATGCCGCAACGCAAGAGGTGGCTCTGGCGTACGACTTTTACAAAGAGGAGGCCATCGAAGAGCAAGATGTGGACGACGCCTATGCCCGTGCCATCAAGCTGGTCGAAGACCTCGAGCTGCGCAATATGCTGAGCGCTGAGGAGGATCGCCTAGGGGCTGTCCTCAAGATCAATGCGGGTGCGGGTGGCACCGAGAGCCAGGACTGGGCCTCTATGCTGGTGCGTATGTACCAGCGCTGGGCAGAGCGGTCGGGCTACAAGGTGACCATCACCAACTGGCAGGACGGCGACGATGCCGGCATCAAGACGGTCACCATGCAGATCGAGGGCGAGCTGGCTTACGGCTTCCTCAAGAGTGAAAACGGCGTGCACCGCCTCGTACGCGTCTCTCCCTATAATGCACAAGGCAAGCGAATGACTTCGTTTGCTTCAGTCTTTGTCGTACCCCTCGTGGACGATACGATAGAGGTCGAGGTGAACCCCGGCTTGCTCTCGTGGGATACCTTCCGCTCGAGCGGAGCTGGCGGGCAGAATGTCAACAAGGTGGAGACGGGCGTACGCCTCCACTACCAGTACACCGACCCCGACACAGGCGAGACGGAGGAGATCGTGATCGAAAACACTGAGACCCGCTCACAGATGGACAATCGTGAGAACGCTCTGCGCCTCCTGCGCTCGCAGCTCTACGACAAGGAGCTGGAGCGTCGCCGTGCTGCTCAGAGCGAAGTCGAGGCAAATAAGAAGAAGATCGAGTGGGGCTCCCAGATACGCAGCTACGTCTTCGATGATCGTCGTGTCAAGGATCACCGTACGAACTATCAGACTTCCGATGTCAACGGGGTCATGGATGGCGATCTAGACGCTTTTATCAAGGCTTACCTGATGCAGACGGGAGCTGGTACGACTAATGAATAA